One Cuculus canorus isolate bCucCan1 chromosome 1, bCucCan1.pri, whole genome shotgun sequence DNA segment encodes these proteins:
- the RS1 gene encoding retinoschisin, with amino-acid sequence MRFKMGSVLLSLLFWYKAVLALSPGEDERLELWHSKACKCDCQGGPNSVWSSGTNSLECMPECPYHKPLGFESGAVTPDQISCSNPEQYIGWYSSWTANKARLNGQGFGCAWLSKYQDNGQWLQIDLKEVKVISGILTQGRCDADEWMTKYSVQYRTDENLNWVYYKDQTGNNRVFYGNSDRSSSVQNLLRPPIVARYIRLIPLGWHVRIAIRMELLECLGKCG; translated from the exons atgCGGTTCAAGATGGGAAGCGTCCTGCTGTCTCTTCTTTTCTGGTACAAAG ctgtgctggctctCTCCCCAGGAGAG GATGAAAGACTGGAGCTGTGGCACAGCAAGGCTTGCAAATGTGACTGCCAAGGAGGTCCTAACTCGGTGTGGTCCAGTGGGACTAACAGCTTAGAGTGCATGCCAG AGTGCCCCTACCACAAGCCCCTGGGCTTTGAGTCTGGCGCTGTCACTCCCGACCAGATAAGCTGCTCTAACCCTGAGCAGTACATAGGCTGGTACTCCTCTTGGACAGCCAACAAGGCCCGCCTCAATGGCCAAGGCTTCGG GTGCGCTTGGCTGTCCAAGTACCAGGACAATGGTCAGTGGCTGCAGATTGACCTGAAGGAGGTAAAGGTGATATCGGGGATCCTCACGCAAGGGCGCTGTGATGCTGACGAGTGGATGACCAAGTACAGCGTGCAGTACCGCACTGACGAAAACCTCAACTGGGTTTACTACAAGGATCAGACCGGGAACAACCGG GTTTTCTATGGCAACTCGGACCGCTCATCCTCTGTGCAGAACCTGCTGCGGCCACCCATCGTAGCCCGCTACATCCGCCTCATCCCGCTGGGCTGGCATGTGCGTATTGCCATCCGCATGGAGCTCCTTGAGTGCCTGGGCAAGTGCGGCTGA